Below is a window of Geomonas oryzisoli DNA.
CAGCGGCGCTCTCGGCGCAACAGGAGCAGGAAGGCGCGGTGGCGCTGGGGCTCGATTCCCGGCTTTCCGACCTGGTCAGCACCTGCTGCGCCCGGGGGCTCGCCACCCGCTATCACAAGGAATTGGTGGTCCGGGTGGACCGGAAGAAGGCGCTTTTCAGCAGCTGGTACGAGCTCTTCCCGCGCTCGCTGGGGGGCGAGGGGCGTCACGGGACGCTGCGCGACTGCATCGCGCTTCTGCCGGACGTCGCGGAACTGGGCTTCGATGTCCTCTACCTTCCCCCGATTCACCCCATCGGCTCCAGCAAACGCAAGGGGAAGGCCAACGCGGTCGAGGCGCAGCCGGGCGACCCTGGCAGCCCGTGGGCCATCGGTTCCGAGGCAGGGGGGCACAAGGCGGTGCACCCGGAACTGGGGACCCTGGACGATTTCCGGGACCTGGTGCGCGAGGCGGAAAAGCAGGGGATCGAGATCGCCCTGGACCTCGCCTTCCAGTGCTCGCCGGACCACCCCTACCTGAAGGAACACCCTGAGTGGTTCAGGTGGCGCCCGGACGGCACCGTGCAGTACGCCGAGAATCCCCCCAAGAAGTACCAGGATATCGTGCCGATAAACTTCGAGACCCCGCAGTGGGAGGAACTCTGGCAGGAGCTGAAGTCGATCGTCTTCTTCTGGATGGACCAGGGGGTGCGCATCTTCCGGGTGGACAACCCGCACACGAAACCCTTCCCCATGTGGGAGTGGCTGATCGACCAGGCAAAGGAGAAGTCCCAGGACGTCATCTTCCTCGCCGAGGCGTTCACCAGGCCCAAGATCATGGCCCGGCTGGCCAAGATCGGCTTCACCCAGTCCTACAGCTACTTCTCCTGGCGCAACAGCAAGGCCGAGCTGACCGAGTACCTGACCGAGCTGACCCGCGGGGACACCAGGGAATTCATGCGCCCGAACTTCTGGCCCAACACGCCGGACATCCTGACCGAGTACCTGCAGTACGGCGGCCGCCCCGCCTTCATGATCCGGCTCGTGCTCGCCGCCACGCTCTCCTCCAACTACGGCATCTACGGCCCGGTGTACGAGCTCTGTGTGGGGAAACCGGAAAAGGCAGGCTCCGAGGAATATTTCGAGGCCGAGAAGTACGAGATCCGGCGGTGGGACCGGAAAGGCCCCGGCAACATCCGGGAGCTGATCGTCACGCTGAACCGGATCCGCCGCGATCACGTGGCGCTGCAGCAGACCAACAACGTCACCTTCCTCGCGTCCGACGACGACAGCGTCCTCTTCTACGCGAAGATCGGGACACAGAAGAAGGGGGCGCTGCTGATCGCGGTGAACCTCGATCCGTTCCGGGTTCGGACCGCGCGCCTCAGCCTGCCGCTGGAGCTGTTCGGCGTCCTGCCGGGGCAGTCGTACCTGCTGCACGACCTGATCGGCGGCGATCACTCGATCTGGCAGGGGGAGACCACCACCGTCCGGCTCGACCCGCAGGTGAACCCGGCCTGCATCTACCGGATCAGCACCTGGCAGCGCCGGGAGTCCGATTTCGACTACTACTTTTGACAACTTCTCCCCCTCCCTTGACGGGAGGGGGCGGGGGGGAGGGTGACGGCGGCAGCGGCAGGATGGCAGGCCATGGCACCTTCCCCCACCCCCTGACCCCCTCCCGCAAGGGGAGGGGGAACGAGGACTTAACAGCAGCACGTGGGGTGAGTCATGCCATTTCGAAACGAGAAGAACCCGCTCTGGTTCAAGGACGCCGTCATCTACGAGGTGCACATCAAGAGCTTTTGCGATTCCAACGGGGACGGTATCGGGGACTTTCGGGGGCTGACCCAGAAGCTCCCGTACCTGCGCGACCTGGGCATCACCGCGGTCTGGGTGCTCCCCTTCTACCCCTCGCCGCTGCGCGACGACGGCTACGACATCGCCGACTACCGCAGCGTCCACCCGGACTACGGCACCCTGCGCGATTTCCAGGAGTTCCTCAAGGCCGCCCACGCCCTGGGGATGCGGGTCATCACCGAGCTGGTGCTGAACCACACCTCGGACCAGCACCCCTGGTTCCAGAAATCGCGCAGCGCCAAGCCCGGCTCCCCCTGGCGCGACTTCTACGTCTGGAGCGATACCCCCGACAAGTACCTGGACGCCCGCATCATTTTCAAGGACTTCGAGGTCTCCAACTGGACCCGCGATCCCGTCGCCAAGAGCTACTACTGGCACCGCTTCTACTCGCACCAGCCCGACCTGAACTACGACAACCCCCGGGTGCACGAGGCGATGTTCCGGGTCATCGACTTCTGGTTCGGCATGGGGGTGGACGGCCTGCGACTGGACGCGGTCCCCTATCTGTACGAGCGCGAGGGGACCAACTGCGAAAACCTCCCGGAAACCTACGAGTTCCTGACGAAGCTGCGCGCCTACATCGACGCGAAATACCAGGACAAGATGCTGCTCGCCGAGGCGAACCAGTGGCCCGAGGATGCCGCCTCCTACTTCGGCGGGGGCGCCGCCTGCCACATGGCCTTCCATTTCCCGCTCATGCCCCGCATGTTCATGGCGCTGCAGATGGAGGATTCCTTCCCCATCGTCAACATCCTGCAGCAGACCCCGGCCATCCCGCAGCAGTGCCAGTGGGCCATGTTCCTGAGAAACCACGACGAGCTCACCCTGGAGATGGTGACCGACGAGGAGCGGGACTACATGTACCGGATCTACGCCCGCGACCCCCGCGCCCGCATCAACCTGGGCATCCGGCGCCGCCTGGCGCCGCTCATGGGGGACGACCGGCGCAAGATCGAGCTGATGAACGTGCTCCTGTTCACCATGCCCGGCACCCCCATCATCTACTACGGCGACGAGATCGGCATGGGGGACAACTACTACCTGGGCGACCGCAACGGCGTGCGCACCCCGATGCAGTGGAGTCCCGACCGCAACGCCGGCTTCTCGCCGGCCAACCCGCAAAAGCTCTACCTCCCCACCATCATCGACCCCGAGTATCACTACGAGGCGCGCAACGTCGAGAACCAGGCCAAGAACCCTTCGTCGCTGCTGTGGTGGATGAAGCGGATGATCGACCTCAGGAAGCGGTTCCGGGCCTTCGGCTGGGGAACGCTGGAATTCATCCCGCTGGACAACCCCAAGGTGCTGGCCATGCTGCGCCAGTACGATGACCAGACCATTCTCGTACTGATCAACCTTTCCCGGTCCACCCAGTTCGTGCAGGTGAACCAGCCCCGCTTCGTGGGGTTCTACCCGGAGGAGATGTTCAGCCGCAACCGCTTTCCCTCCATCAAGGATTCCCCCTATGGCGTGATCCTCGGGCCCTACGACTACCACCTGCTTCTTTTGACCGACGGACGCGAGAAGACCAAGCCCCGCGAGGAGGGGGGGCTGGAGGAGATCGCGGTGACGGGAGGGTGGGAGAACGTGCTGAGGGCGGCCGGGCTGCGCCAGCTGGAGCAATCGGTCCTGCCGGACTACCTCAGGAAGTCGCGCTGGTTCCAGGGCAAGAGCCGCATCATGGTGCGCTTTTCGGTGCTGGACCGGCTCCAGGTGGCGATCGACGGCTCTTCGGCGGTGCTCACCTTCCTGGAGGTGACCTACAGCGAAGGGGCTCCCGAGGTCTATCTCCTGCCGCTGCATTACCTTCCCATGGACGGGGGGGGCGAGACGGTGCTGGGCGACTCGCCCGAGGCCGTGATCTGCCTGCTCAAGGTGGGGGACCGCCAGGGTGTGCTCTACGACGGGTTGTACAACTCGCACCTGCGCTGGATCCTCTTCGAACTGATCTGGCGCAGGAAGACCGTGCGCGGCGACAGCGGCAGGCTCTCGGGACGCCCCGCTTCCGGCATGGCCGCGCTCATGGAAGGGAAGCAGCCCCCGTTCTCCTCCCTGGTGGGGAAGTCGGAACAGAGCAACAGCTCGGTCGTTTTCGAGAAGAGTTTCTTCTTCAAGATGTACCGCCGCATGGAGGAAGGAGCCCATCCCGAGGTGGAGATCGGCACCTTCCTGGACCGGGTGCGCTTCCCGCACGTGGCGCCTCTGGCAGGCTCTCTGGAGTACCGGCGCGGCAGCGGCGAGAGCTTCGCGCTGGGGCTTTTGCAGGGATTCGTGCCCAACCAGGGGGACGCCTGGACCTTCACCCTGGGCGAGGTCGGGCAGTTCGTGGACCGGGTGCTCGCCCACCGCGAAGAGAGCAGGAAGTCGGGGCTGGAGCCTCATCCCGGCAACGAGTCCAGCGGCTATACCCCGGCCCTGCTGGAACTGATCCAGGGCTTCTACCCCGATATGGTCGCCCTGATCGGCAGGCGCACCGCCGAGTTTCACCTCGCCCTCTCTTCGCGCACCGATGATGCCGATTTCGCCGCGGAGCCCTTCGCGCTCCTCTACCAACGCTCGGTGTACCAGTCCATGCGCAGCCGCAGCAAAAAGATCTTCGACCTGCTGCGCAAGAACATGGCCCGGATCCCGCAGCACGTCGCCGGCGACGCCGAAGGGCTCCTTGCCCTGGAGAACGAGGTGCTCGGGGTCTTCCAGAAGTTCATGCTGCGCAAGTTCGGCGCCATGAAGACCCGCATCCACGGCGATTACCATCTGGGCCAACTGCTCTACACCGGCGACAACTTCCTGATCATCGACCTGGAAGGCGAACCGATCAAATCGCTGAGCGAGCGCAGGATCAAGCAGTCGCCGCTTAAGGACGTGGCGGGGATGGTGCGTTCCTTCCACTACGCGGCGCACGCCGTCATCATGCAGCGCACCCAGGTGCGCGACGAGGATATCGCCTACCTGCTCCCCTGGGTGCAGGCCTGGTACCGCTACAACGCCTCGGTGTTCATCAAGGCCTACCGGGAGGCGGTGGCGGGGGCGCGGTTCATGCCG
It encodes the following:
- the treS gene encoding maltose alpha-D-glucosyltransferase translates to MPFRNEKNPLWFKDAVIYEVHIKSFCDSNGDGIGDFRGLTQKLPYLRDLGITAVWVLPFYPSPLRDDGYDIADYRSVHPDYGTLRDFQEFLKAAHALGMRVITELVLNHTSDQHPWFQKSRSAKPGSPWRDFYVWSDTPDKYLDARIIFKDFEVSNWTRDPVAKSYYWHRFYSHQPDLNYDNPRVHEAMFRVIDFWFGMGVDGLRLDAVPYLYEREGTNCENLPETYEFLTKLRAYIDAKYQDKMLLAEANQWPEDAASYFGGGAACHMAFHFPLMPRMFMALQMEDSFPIVNILQQTPAIPQQCQWAMFLRNHDELTLEMVTDEERDYMYRIYARDPRARINLGIRRRLAPLMGDDRRKIELMNVLLFTMPGTPIIYYGDEIGMGDNYYLGDRNGVRTPMQWSPDRNAGFSPANPQKLYLPTIIDPEYHYEARNVENQAKNPSSLLWWMKRMIDLRKRFRAFGWGTLEFIPLDNPKVLAMLRQYDDQTILVLINLSRSTQFVQVNQPRFVGFYPEEMFSRNRFPSIKDSPYGVILGPYDYHLLLLTDGREKTKPREEGGLEEIAVTGGWENVLRAAGLRQLEQSVLPDYLRKSRWFQGKSRIMVRFSVLDRLQVAIDGSSAVLTFLEVTYSEGAPEVYLLPLHYLPMDGGGETVLGDSPEAVICLLKVGDRQGVLYDGLYNSHLRWILFELIWRRKTVRGDSGRLSGRPASGMAALMEGKQPPFSSLVGKSEQSNSSVVFEKSFFFKMYRRMEEGAHPEVEIGTFLDRVRFPHVAPLAGSLEYRRGSGESFALGLLQGFVPNQGDAWTFTLGEVGQFVDRVLAHREESRKSGLEPHPGNESSGYTPALLELIQGFYPDMVALIGRRTAEFHLALSSRTDDADFAAEPFALLYQRSVYQSMRSRSKKIFDLLRKNMARIPQHVAGDAEGLLALENEVLGVFQKFMLRKFGAMKTRIHGDYHLGQLLYTGDNFLIIDLEGEPIKSLSERRIKQSPLKDVAGMVRSFHYAAHAVIMQRTQVRDEDIAYLLPWVQAWYRYNASVFIKAYREAVAGARFMPTAEDEVDIMLQTFMLDKAIYELGYELNNRPEWVSIPLSGILDLLAQVATGPEGR
- a CDS encoding alpha-1,4-glucan--maltose-1-phosphate maltosyltransferase, giving the protein MEGRARIAIEAVHPQIDCGRFAVQRVSGDQMVVQADVFSDGHDEVVALLLYRRMGEEQWQENVMRRLDNDRWEGSFVLGEPGFYQYTLMGWVDHFRTWQRDLQKRFEAGQDVAVDLQIGAQILEQAVGEADEGDAARLREAAAALSAQQEQEGAVALGLDSRLSDLVSTCCARGLATRYHKELVVRVDRKKALFSSWYELFPRSLGGEGRHGTLRDCIALLPDVAELGFDVLYLPPIHPIGSSKRKGKANAVEAQPGDPGSPWAIGSEAGGHKAVHPELGTLDDFRDLVREAEKQGIEIALDLAFQCSPDHPYLKEHPEWFRWRPDGTVQYAENPPKKYQDIVPINFETPQWEELWQELKSIVFFWMDQGVRIFRVDNPHTKPFPMWEWLIDQAKEKSQDVIFLAEAFTRPKIMARLAKIGFTQSYSYFSWRNSKAELTEYLTELTRGDTREFMRPNFWPNTPDILTEYLQYGGRPAFMIRLVLAATLSSNYGIYGPVYELCVGKPEKAGSEEYFEAEKYEIRRWDRKGPGNIRELIVTLNRIRRDHVALQQTNNVTFLASDDDSVLFYAKIGTQKKGALLIAVNLDPFRVRTARLSLPLELFGVLPGQSYLLHDLIGGDHSIWQGETTTVRLDPQVNPACIYRISTWQRRESDFDYYF